The proteins below are encoded in one region of Aeromonas jandaei:
- a CDS encoding cation:dicarboxylate symporter family transporter, whose protein sequence is MFVLIASLVFCLLCFALTRLPSGLPLSRKVLAGLLFGALFGLALQLGWGADDAGVQQTLEWVNIIGGGYVSLLKVVMMPLVFTSILSAINKLEQAQSLGKISAVLIGSMLTLVMIAGVVGMTVTHLSGLTAEGLLSHGSDTAALQQSMSTIDSAQTLPALLLSLVPTNFAADMAGSRGLSVIGVVIFTVLAGVALLQLKAEHPEAGARAAVAIDTLQLWVMKMVRVVIALTPYGVMALIARVVAHYPLSEILSLLGFILVCYVAILAMFAVHMVILLLIGQNPLHYLREVWGVLTFAFISRSSAASIPLSIETQQRLGVPSSIANFAASFGANLGQNGCAGIYPAMMVAMIAPMLGINPFDPLFLLTLLPVIALGSIGVAGVGGGGTFAALIVLSTLNFPIALVGVMIAIEPLVDMGRTALNVNGSIMAAMITKRLLGEQAQSDVAQGEASRVAS, encoded by the coding sequence ATGTTTGTCCTGATTGCATCGCTTGTTTTCTGTCTGCTCTGTTTTGCTCTCACCCGGTTACCCTCCGGGTTGCCGCTCTCGCGCAAGGTGCTTGCGGGTCTGCTGTTTGGCGCCCTGTTCGGGCTGGCTCTGCAACTGGGCTGGGGTGCCGATGATGCCGGCGTCCAGCAGACCCTGGAGTGGGTCAATATCATCGGCGGCGGCTATGTCAGCCTGCTCAAGGTGGTGATGATGCCGCTGGTGTTCACCTCGATCCTTTCTGCAATCAACAAGCTGGAGCAGGCCCAGTCCCTCGGCAAGATCAGCGCCGTGCTGATCGGCTCCATGCTGACGCTGGTGATGATCGCCGGTGTGGTGGGGATGACGGTGACCCATCTGAGTGGTCTCACTGCCGAGGGGCTGCTGAGCCACGGCAGCGACACGGCTGCGCTGCAACAGAGCATGAGTACCATCGACAGTGCCCAGACCCTGCCGGCCCTGCTGCTCTCGCTGGTGCCCACCAACTTTGCCGCCGATATGGCGGGTAGCCGCGGTCTCTCGGTGATCGGGGTGGTGATCTTCACCGTGCTGGCCGGGGTTGCCCTGCTGCAGTTGAAGGCGGAGCATCCAGAGGCTGGTGCTCGCGCCGCCGTGGCCATCGACACCCTGCAACTGTGGGTGATGAAAATGGTGCGGGTGGTGATTGCGCTCACCCCCTATGGCGTGATGGCGCTGATCGCCCGGGTGGTGGCCCACTATCCGCTGAGCGAGATCCTCAGCCTGCTCGGCTTTATTCTGGTCTGCTACGTCGCCATTCTGGCGATGTTTGCCGTGCACATGGTGATCCTGCTGCTGATCGGCCAGAACCCGCTGCACTATCTGCGGGAAGTGTGGGGCGTGCTCACCTTCGCCTTTATCTCCCGCAGCAGCGCGGCGTCCATTCCGCTCAGCATCGAGACCCAGCAGCGTCTTGGGGTGCCCTCCAGCATCGCCAACTTTGCCGCCTCGTTCGGTGCCAACCTCGGCCAGAACGGCTGCGCCGGTATCTATCCGGCCATGATGGTGGCGATGATTGCCCCCATGCTCGGTATCAACCCGTTTGATCCCCTGTTCTTGCTGACTTTGCTGCCGGTGATTGCGCTGGGCTCCATCGGGGTGGCTGGCGTCGGCGGTGGCGGCACCTTCGCCGCGCTGATCGTGCTCTCCACCCTCAACTTCCCCATCGCGCTGGTGGGGGTGATGATCGCCATCGAGCCGCTGGTGGACATGGGCCGTACCGCTCTCAACGTCAACGGCTCCATCATGGCGGCGATGATCACCAAGCGCCTGCTTGGCGAACAGGCGCAGAGCGATGTCGCACAAGGCGAAGCGTCCCGAGTCGCCAGCTGA
- a CDS encoding ABC transporter permease has translation MNLTTYYIAFKSILAKEVSRFTRIWIQTLVPPAITMSLYFVIFGNLIGSRIGDMGGFTYMEFIVPGLIMMSVITNSYSNVASSFFSAKFQRNVEELLVAPVPNYVIIAGYVGGGVARGLCVGLIVTLVSLFFVPLQIHHLFSVCVTVLLTAILFSLGGLINAVFAKTFDDISIIPTFVLTPLTYLGGVFYSISLLPPFWQGVSQVNPIIYMVNAFRYGFLGISDVPLGTAYLIIIGFIVALYALAWWLISRGTGLRH, from the coding sequence ATGAACCTGACCACTTACTACATCGCCTTCAAGAGCATTCTGGCCAAAGAGGTGAGCCGCTTTACCCGGATCTGGATCCAGACCCTGGTGCCGCCCGCCATCACCATGAGCCTCTACTTCGTCATCTTCGGCAACCTGATCGGTTCGCGCATCGGTGACATGGGCGGCTTCACCTACATGGAGTTCATCGTGCCCGGCCTCATCATGATGTCGGTGATCACCAACTCCTACTCCAACGTCGCTTCCTCCTTCTTCAGCGCCAAGTTCCAGCGCAACGTCGAGGAGCTGCTGGTGGCGCCGGTGCCCAACTACGTCATCATCGCGGGCTACGTGGGCGGTGGCGTAGCCCGCGGCCTCTGCGTCGGCCTCATTGTCACCCTGGTGTCGCTCTTCTTCGTGCCGCTGCAGATCCACCACCTGTTCAGCGTCTGCGTCACCGTGCTGCTGACCGCCATCCTCTTCTCGCTGGGTGGCCTCATCAACGCGGTGTTTGCCAAAACTTTCGACGACATCAGCATCATCCCCACCTTCGTGCTGACGCCGCTCACCTATCTGGGCGGAGTGTTCTACTCCATCAGCCTGCTGCCCCCCTTCTGGCAGGGGGTCTCCCAGGTGAACCCCATCATCTACATGGTGAACGCGTTCCGTTACGGCTTCCTCGGTATCTCCGACGTGCCGCTCGGCACCGCCTACCTCATCATCATCGGCTTCATCGTGGCTCTCTACGCTCTGGCCTGGTGGCTTATCTCGCGCGGCACCGGTCTGCGCCACTGA
- a CDS encoding DUF3343 domain-containing protein produces the protein MNQEFLYLFHSTLGTVRLRKRLEQHGQSFRVCDVPRLLSAGCGLAIRLHCLPDEWQQWCQHGETAAVFRCEADGDYQELARYPADSQDMAKQTPVAGSRSHG, from the coding sequence ATGAATCAGGAGTTTCTCTACCTGTTCCACTCCACCCTCGGCACAGTCAGACTGCGCAAGCGGCTGGAGCAGCACGGTCAGTCGTTTCGGGTCTGCGACGTGCCGCGCCTGCTTAGCGCCGGCTGTGGCCTCGCCATTCGCCTCCACTGTCTGCCAGACGAGTGGCAACAGTGGTGCCAGCACGGCGAAACCGCCGCCGTCTTTCGCTGCGAAGCGGACGGCGACTATCAGGAGCTGGCCCGCTATCCGGCCGATAGTCAGGACATGGCGAAGCAAACGCCTGTGGCTGGCAGTCGGAGTCATGGATGA
- a CDS encoding ABC transporter ATP-binding protein → MNALEISGLKKTYQGGVEALKGIDLTVKQGDFFALLGPNGAGKSTTIGVISSLVNKSGGKVKVFGYDIDTHLEEAKAQLGLVPQEFNFSQFEKVIQIVTHQAGFYGVPKAEAKIRAEKYLRQLDLWEKRDMPARTLSGGMKRRLMIARALMHEPKLLILDEPTAGVDIEIRRSMWSFLKDLNEQGVTIILTTHYLEEAEMLCRNIGIIDKGRLIENTSMKNLLGKLGRETFLLDLAPGSAVPNVPEFNGRMQDERTLEVDLDKSQSLNSLFEQLSHQQVQVLSMRNKANRLEELFVTLVEEGRKA, encoded by the coding sequence ATGAACGCACTGGAAATCAGCGGCCTGAAAAAGACCTATCAGGGGGGCGTCGAAGCCCTGAAAGGCATCGATCTCACCGTCAAGCAGGGGGATTTCTTCGCCCTGCTCGGCCCCAACGGAGCGGGCAAGTCCACCACCATCGGCGTCATCAGCTCGCTGGTGAACAAGAGTGGCGGCAAGGTGAAGGTATTCGGTTATGACATCGATACCCATCTGGAAGAGGCCAAGGCCCAGCTCGGGCTGGTGCCGCAGGAGTTCAACTTCAGCCAGTTCGAGAAGGTGATCCAGATTGTCACCCATCAGGCCGGCTTCTACGGCGTGCCCAAGGCAGAAGCGAAGATCCGCGCCGAGAAGTACCTGCGCCAGCTCGATTTGTGGGAGAAGCGCGACATGCCGGCCCGCACCCTCTCCGGCGGCATGAAGCGCCGGTTGATGATCGCCCGCGCCCTGATGCACGAACCCAAGCTGCTGATCCTCGATGAGCCGACCGCCGGGGTCGATATCGAGATCCGCCGCTCCATGTGGAGTTTCCTCAAGGATCTCAACGAGCAGGGGGTCACCATCATCCTCACCACCCACTATCTGGAAGAGGCGGAGATGCTCTGCCGCAACATCGGCATCATCGACAAGGGCCGTCTGATCGAGAACACCAGCATGAAAAACCTGCTGGGCAAGCTGGGCCGCGAGACCTTCCTGCTCGATCTGGCGCCAGGTTCTGCCGTACCAAACGTGCCCGAATTCAACGGCCGCATGCAAGATGAGCGCACCCTGGAAGTGGATCTCGACAAGAGCCAGTCCCTCAACAGCCTGTTCGAGCAGCTGTCACACCAGCAGGTGCAGGTACTGAGCATGCGCAACAAGGCCAACCGGCTGGAAGAGCTGTTTGTCACCCTGGTCGAAGAGGGGAGAAAAGCATGA
- a CDS encoding putative quinol monooxygenase: MSKKVYCIAQFLPKAGQEQALFQVLQALEPNTLREDGCLQYRVTRHIASPFAEGESFPIVFNEIWQDMASFEAHCQRAEIKAFFERYCLADDGLAAKWNVCVYSDEPEQYDAPVKK, encoded by the coding sequence ATGTCCAAGAAGGTTTATTGCATCGCCCAATTCCTGCCGAAAGCCGGTCAGGAGCAGGCCCTGTTTCAGGTGTTGCAGGCACTCGAGCCCAACACCCTGCGTGAGGATGGCTGCCTGCAATATCGGGTAACCCGCCACATCGCCAGCCCGTTTGCCGAGGGGGAGAGCTTCCCCATCGTGTTCAACGAGATTTGGCAAGATATGGCCTCTTTCGAGGCGCACTGCCAGCGCGCCGAGATCAAGGCTTTCTTCGAGCGTTACTGTCTGGCCGACGATGGCCTGGCTGCCAAGTGGAACGTCTGCGTCTATAGCGACGAACCTGAACAGTACGACGCCCCCGTAAAGAAGTAA
- a CDS encoding acyl-CoA dehydratase activase, whose translation MSLSIGIDSGSTATKGILFDSRDGGRIVRRFLVPTPFRPLAAIEQGWEELSADLPERPHLTLTGYGRDLASFADRRVTEISCHGLGARLLCPSVHTVIDIGGQDSKVIQLDSDGNLTDFLMNDKCAAGTGRFLEVITRTLGARVEQIDELLEGAEPHDISSMCTVFAESEAISLRSAGIPAESILAGIVRSMARRSANFIGRLGARPSVLFTGGVSHCATFRHYLAEGLGCDVATHPDAQFAGALGAALFGARASTGGKS comes from the coding sequence GTGTCACTCTCCATCGGGATTGACTCGGGCTCCACCGCGACCAAGGGGATCCTGTTCGACAGCCGGGATGGCGGGCGCATCGTCCGCCGTTTTCTGGTGCCGACCCCCTTTCGTCCGCTGGCTGCCATCGAGCAAGGCTGGGAGGAGCTCTCGGCCGATTTGCCAGAGCGCCCCCACCTGACCCTGACCGGCTATGGCCGGGATCTGGCGTCGTTCGCCGATCGCCGGGTTACCGAGATCTCCTGCCATGGGCTGGGGGCTCGCCTGCTCTGCCCGTCGGTACACACCGTCATCGACATCGGCGGGCAGGACAGCAAGGTGATCCAGCTCGATAGCGACGGCAACCTCACCGACTTTTTGATGAACGACAAGTGCGCCGCCGGTACCGGTCGCTTTCTCGAGGTGATCACCCGTACTCTGGGAGCTCGGGTCGAGCAAATCGACGAGCTGTTGGAGGGCGCAGAGCCCCACGATATCAGCAGCATGTGCACCGTGTTTGCCGAATCGGAGGCGATCAGCCTGCGCTCGGCGGGCATTCCCGCCGAGTCGATCCTGGCCGGCATCGTCCGCTCTATGGCCCGGCGCAGTGCCAACTTTATCGGCCGCCTCGGCGCCAGACCGAGCGTGCTCTTTACCGGCGGCGTCAGCCACTGCGCCACCTTCCGCCACTATCTGGCCGAAGGGTTGGGCTGCGACGTGGCCACCCATCCGGACGCCCAGTTTGCCGGTGCGTTGGGGGCCGCCCTGTTCGGTGCCCGAGCCAGCACGGGAGGCAAATCATGA
- the panC gene encoding pantoate--beta-alanine ligase, which translates to MLVVNNPAALREQISQWRREGRAIAFVPTMGNLHQGHLTLVKEAHSHAEKVVVSIFVNPMQFDKAEDLANYPRTLEQDCAALEAAGVDMVFTPTPEIMYPQGLASQTFVEVPGLSNLLEGALRPGHFRGVSTVVTKLFNLVQPDVACFGQKDYQQLALIRKMVADMAMPIEIVGVPTVRAEDGLALSSRNGYLTATERAIAPELARTMNWIAEQIEAGDHHLPSLVAQASQRLDNAGFRTDAIDIVDAANLEAATDESEQLVILMAAYLGKARLIDNRVVTLQQA; encoded by the coding sequence ATGTTGGTTGTTAACAATCCTGCCGCTCTGCGTGAGCAGATCTCTCAATGGCGCCGTGAAGGGCGTGCCATCGCATTCGTGCCCACCATGGGCAATCTGCATCAGGGCCACCTGACGCTGGTGAAGGAGGCGCACAGCCACGCCGAAAAGGTGGTGGTCAGCATCTTCGTCAACCCTATGCAGTTCGACAAGGCCGAGGATCTTGCCAACTACCCGCGCACTCTGGAGCAGGATTGCGCTGCGCTGGAAGCTGCCGGGGTCGATATGGTGTTCACCCCGACCCCGGAGATCATGTATCCGCAGGGGCTGGCCAGCCAGACCTTCGTCGAGGTGCCGGGTCTCTCCAATCTGCTGGAGGGGGCGCTGCGTCCGGGTCACTTCCGCGGGGTCAGCACTGTCGTCACCAAGCTGTTCAATCTGGTTCAGCCGGATGTGGCCTGCTTTGGCCAGAAGGATTACCAGCAGCTGGCGCTCATTCGCAAGATGGTGGCCGACATGGCGATGCCCATCGAGATCGTCGGCGTGCCCACCGTGCGGGCCGAAGACGGGCTGGCGCTCTCTTCGCGCAACGGTTACCTGACCGCCACCGAGCGGGCCATTGCCCCCGAGCTGGCGCGCACCATGAACTGGATCGCCGAGCAGATCGAAGCGGGTGATCACCACTTGCCGTCGCTGGTGGCGCAGGCCAGCCAGCGCCTCGACAACGCCGGTTTTCGCACCGATGCCATCGACATCGTCGATGCTGCCAACCTCGAAGCGGCTACCGACGAGAGCGAGCAGCTGGTGATCCTGATGGCTGCTTATCTCGGCAAGGCCCGTCTTATCGACAACCGGGTGGTCACGCTACAGCAAGCCTGA
- a CDS encoding double-cubane-cluster-containing anaerobic reductase translates to MSLITELPAIFDSFSDARRQGFLAVMALKERQIPLVGTYCTFMPQEVAMAAGAVVVSLCSTSDETIEEAEKDLPRNLCPLIKSSYGFGKTDKCPYFYFSDLVVGETTCDGKKKMYEYMAEFKPVHVMQLPNRADDEASRTLWRSEIVRFKELLEQQFGKPINEQALRDAIVLKNRERRALADFYRLGQLNPPALSGTDLLKVVYGATFRFDKEQLISELQEMTRRIKAEYADGKRLDARPRILITGCPIGGAADKVVRLIEEHGGWVVGYENCTGAKATEQCVSEEGDPFDALTDKYLAIGCSCISPNHQRMNLLSQMVEEYQADGVIDVILQACHTYAVESLAIKRHVRDRHGIPYMAVETDYSSADKGQLATRLAAFIEML, encoded by the coding sequence ATGTCACTTATCACCGAGTTGCCAGCCATTTTCGATAGTTTTTCAGATGCCCGTCGTCAGGGCTTTCTGGCTGTGATGGCACTCAAGGAGCGACAGATCCCCCTAGTCGGCACCTACTGCACCTTTATGCCGCAGGAGGTGGCGATGGCCGCCGGCGCCGTGGTGGTCTCGCTCTGCTCCACCAGCGACGAGACCATCGAGGAGGCCGAGAAAGACCTGCCCCGCAACCTCTGCCCGCTGATCAAGAGCAGCTACGGGTTCGGCAAGACCGACAAGTGCCCCTACTTCTACTTCTCCGATCTGGTGGTAGGTGAAACCACCTGCGACGGCAAGAAGAAGATGTACGAGTACATGGCCGAGTTCAAACCGGTGCATGTGATGCAGTTGCCCAACCGCGCCGATGACGAGGCCTCCCGCACCCTGTGGCGCAGCGAGATTGTCCGCTTCAAGGAGTTGCTGGAGCAGCAGTTCGGCAAGCCCATCAACGAGCAGGCGCTGCGCGACGCCATCGTGCTGAAGAACCGCGAGCGCCGCGCGCTGGCCGATTTCTACCGGCTGGGTCAGCTCAACCCGCCGGCGCTGAGCGGCACCGACCTGCTCAAGGTGGTCTATGGCGCCACCTTCCGCTTCGACAAGGAGCAGCTCATCAGCGAGCTGCAGGAGATGACCCGCCGCATCAAGGCCGAGTACGCCGACGGCAAACGGCTCGATGCCCGTCCGCGCATCCTCATCACCGGCTGTCCCATCGGCGGCGCCGCCGACAAGGTGGTGCGCCTCATCGAGGAGCACGGTGGCTGGGTGGTGGGCTACGAGAACTGCACTGGCGCCAAGGCAACCGAGCAGTGCGTCAGCGAAGAGGGTGACCCGTTCGATGCGCTGACCGACAAGTATCTGGCCATCGGCTGCTCCTGCATCTCCCCCAACCACCAGCGCATGAATCTGCTGAGCCAGATGGTGGAGGAGTATCAGGCAGACGGGGTGATCGATGTGATCCTGCAGGCCTGCCACACCTATGCGGTAGAGTCGCTCGCCATCAAGCGTCACGTGCGCGATCGCCACGGCATCCCCTACATGGCGGTCGAGACCGACTACTCCAGCGCCGACAAGGGACAACTGGCCACCCGGCTGGCCGCCTTTATCGAAATGCTGTGA
- a CDS encoding MauE/DoxX family redox-associated membrane protein, translating to MAVYLRMLANLALGGFFLASAGFKLASPALFIDQIGAFGLIWPPLLPLAAWGLIALELCAGLAVIANRRWGLWLVIGLLALFIPVLGYGVAIGLDISCGCLGRADLSSLPEAIVRDLLLLTLAGALLRTSRPVFPVLKE from the coding sequence ATGGCCGTTTATCTGCGCATGCTGGCCAATCTGGCGCTGGGGGGATTCTTCCTCGCCTCCGCCGGGTTCAAGCTGGCCTCCCCCGCCCTGTTCATCGATCAGATCGGCGCCTTTGGCCTGATCTGGCCACCGTTGCTTCCACTCGCCGCCTGGGGGCTGATTGCCCTTGAGCTATGCGCCGGGCTTGCAGTCATCGCCAACCGGCGCTGGGGATTGTGGCTGGTGATCGGGCTGCTCGCCCTGTTTATTCCGGTGTTGGGCTATGGCGTTGCCATCGGGCTCGACATCTCTTGCGGCTGTCTGGGCAGGGCTGATCTCAGCTCGTTGCCGGAGGCCATTGTGCGGGATCTGCTGCTACTGACGCTTGCGGGCGCCCTGCTGCGAACTTCCCGCCCCGTTTTTCCCGTACTAAAGGAGTAG